From Rutidosis leptorrhynchoides isolate AG116_Rl617_1_P2 chromosome 3, CSIRO_AGI_Rlap_v1, whole genome shotgun sequence, a single genomic window includes:
- the LOC139900865 gene encoding uncharacterized protein, whose protein sequence is MLRACVIDFGSGWDQYLPLAEFSYNNSYHSSIKAAPFEALYGRKCRSPLCWNEIGDLQLTGPEIIQETTEKIFQIQERLKMARSRQKSYADVRRKFLERSSQCSNAHTGYGPNLIPLEELSIDGKLHFAEEPVEVLDREVKKLKHSRIPIVKVHWNAQRGPEFTWECEDHIKQKYPHLFDN, encoded by the exons ATGCTCCgagcatgtgtaattgattttggaagTGGATGGGATCAGTATTTACCTTTAGCTGagttttcgtataataatagttatcactcAAGTATAAAGGCTGCTCCATTTGAAGCTTTGTATGGAAGGAAATGTAGATCACCATTGTGTTGGAATGAGATTGGTGATTTACAATTGACAGGACCAGAGATTATCcaagaaacaactgagaagatcttTCAGATTCAAGAAAGATTAAAGATGGCAAGGAGTaggcagaagagttatgccgatgtccgaaggaaatttTTAGAAAGGTCCTCTCAATGCTCTAACGCCCACACCGGATATGGACCGAACT TGATTCCTTTGGAAGAACTAAGTATCGATGGCAAGTTACATTTTGCTGAGGAGCCAGTAGAGGTATTGGATCGTGAGGTGAAGAAGCTGAAGCATAGTAGAAtcccaattgttaaagttcattgGAATGCCCAGAGAGGTCCAGAGTTCACATGGGAATGTGAGGACCATATAAAGCAGAAATATCCCCATTTGTTCGATAATTGA